The DNA region CGAATCAACCGCCTGCGAGCGGGTTTTCACGGACAGCACGGAGCGCTCCGGCCCGGTTTCCCTGGAATCCGGAAAACCGCTGAAATCCTTCGACATCCTGGCCTTTTCCCTCTCCTTTGAAAGCGATTACTTAAACGTCGTTTCCATGCTGGGTGCCGGTGGCGTCCCCCTTCTTTCGTCCGAGAGAACCGGCGCGCACCCGCTGGTGATCGCGGGAGGCGTGGCCTCCTTCATCAATCCCGAACCCCTGGCCCCCTTCGTGGACCTCTTTCTTCTGGGAGAGGCCGAGGCGGTCCTTCCGGGCTTTCTGGGCATGTTTGACCCGAAACGGGACAGGTCTGAGATGCTCGCCGACATGGCCCGGAGCCTTCCCGGCGCATACGTCCCCGCCCTTTACGTCCCGGAGTGGGACAAAAACGGCCATCTTGTGTCATTTTCGCCCATATCGGGCGCGCCCGAAAAAGTCCGCCGGGTGCACGCCAAAGACTCCCCGGATTTTCCCACCGAGTCCTCTTTCGTAAGCCCGGACGCCGCATTCGACTCATTCCTCGTGGAGGTGGCCAGGGGCTGCCCCCACGGGTGCAGGTTCTGCGCGGCGGGCTACGTCTACCGGCCCGTCCGGTTCCGAACGCTTGAAATGCTCAAGGACTCGGTTGACCGGGGCCTTTCGCTCACCAGTAAAATCGGGCTTCTTGGAGCCGCCGTCACCGACCTGCCTTGCCTTTCCGAGCTTTGCCAATATGCGGTGGAGCGCGGTGCGAGGCTCGCCTTCTCGTCTCTCAGGGCCGACGCCATGACCCCCGAAATCGCCCGCGCCATGGCGTCCGCAGGAGCCAAGACCGCCACCATCGCCCCGGACGCCGGAAGCGAGAGAATGCGCCGGGTGATCGGCAAGGGGATTACAGAAGATGACGTTTTGAACGCTGCGGAAATGCTGGTGGCCGCAGGGGTCCCAAATCTCAAGCTCTACTTCATGGCGGGCCTTCCCCACGAGACCCTGGCCGACGTGGACGCCATAGCGGCGCTCACCAGAAAGGTCAAAACGGCCTTTCTGGGCCAGAGCAAAAAAAAGGGGAGGATGGGCCAGATCGTGGTGAACGTCAGCTCCTTCGTGCCCAAGCCCGTCACGCCCTTCCAGTGGGCGGCCATGGACACCGTGGAGACTCTCGCTTTGAAGATGAAAAGGATAAGGGAGGGATTGAAGGGCCTTGCCAACGTGACCGCGCGCACCGACGTTCCGCGCCACGCCTTCATCCAGGCCCTTTTGTCGCGGGGGGACCGAAGGACGGGGGAAATTCTTCAGGCGGCCCTCAAAAACCAGGGCAACTGGCCGAAAACCTTGAAGGAATCGGAAATCGACCCGGCCTTTTACGTCAACCGCGAGCGCCCCGCAGCCGAGCTTTTCCCCTGGGATTTCATAGAGCACGACGTCTCGAAAAAAACCCTCCACCGCCTCTGGGAAAAATCCCGCGAAGACGCCCTCGCCCCAGACCTGCCCGCGCCGCCCACGTTCCAGAAGACCTGATTCATGCGGCCCTTCGTGTCGTAGCTGCGGGAAATAGATTAGACTAAATGTAACGTGCATGAAAAACAGATGCCAATTCATGGTATGCTTGACTTTTAAGACAAGAAAAATTTTTC from Deltaproteobacteria bacterium includes:
- a CDS encoding radical SAM protein, producing the protein MASLGFQTVYRLFNENESTACERVFTDSTERSGPVSLESGKPLKSFDILAFSLSFESDYLNVVSMLGAGGVPLLSSERTGAHPLVIAGGVASFINPEPLAPFVDLFLLGEAEAVLPGFLGMFDPKRDRSEMLADMARSLPGAYVPALYVPEWDKNGHLVSFSPISGAPEKVRRVHAKDSPDFPTESSFVSPDAAFDSFLVEVARGCPHGCRFCAAGYVYRPVRFRTLEMLKDSVDRGLSLTSKIGLLGAAVTDLPCLSELCQYAVERGARLAFSSLRADAMTPEIARAMASAGAKTATIAPDAGSERMRRVIGKGITEDDVLNAAEMLVAAGVPNLKLYFMAGLPHETLADVDAIAALTRKVKTAFLGQSKKKGRMGQIVVNVSSFVPKPVTPFQWAAMDTVETLALKMKRIREGLKGLANVTARTDVPRHAFIQALLSRGDRRTGEILQAALKNQGNWPKTLKESEIDPAFYVNRERPAAELFPWDFIEHDVSKKTLHRLWEKSREDALAPDLPAPPTFQKT